The nucleotide sequence AATTATATGCGTGGTGCAGATCAAAGATCTAGCAATCTTGGATCTGAGTCTTTTGGATTTTAGTTGCGTTCATGCGTTTGTGATTTATATAGCTAGAGATGTGCTGAATCTTCCCCACTACTGGTTTACTTTGGAAAGAAGCCTCACATGTTAAAGCCAATGAAGAATCTAtgtcttttttccttcttctctgCATATTTTAGCAATCCGTAATTTTTCTGTAATTACACTCTTTTCTTTGATCTTTATTTAGACGCTAGAGATGTCAAATTGTGAAGGTCGACAAGAGATTTGATAGTTACAAGTTAGATAACACTTGAACTATGGCAATCCCAATAAGCTCATATTCCTTTGAAATCTAAAATATTAGAAGCTGAAACATGGGTTCAATTATGCATTAAAGTAAGCCAGATCTGATCTACATACCTTTATTCTGTATTCGAATCTAATCCCATTGATAGGCAGAAAATTAGACCTAAATTTTCTGCAGATTCAAGTGGAGATGCATGCTGTGAGGCCGACCAAACAAAGAGAGAAGACATCCTTCAAGCAACAAGAGTGACAAATGAACTCAACCACACACAGCAAATTATTTCAGTCCCATAAAAATGTGCCCAACTTGGGCAAATCGAGTATCGAATATGCTTAAAAGAGCATTTGAAACGAAAGAGTAGAATTTATTACATGCAGCAAAAAATAATAACGGATTTTACGAACAAACAACAAAACTCACTGTCTGCTAGGCATTTGCGGTTGCAAGCCATGGTTCAAACTTGAGATGGTCATGAAGAGTGATCAAGACTGCAAAAGGCTAGCGTATTTGGCACCCAGGAAAAGCCTTTGGATGCACAGAAGGGCGTGCCGCGTCACCTCAGCATTCTCGTGATTCATGAGTTTCATCACCCGGTCCTTGGCCTTCAGGTCTGCCACCATGATTCTTCCAGCAGGGTGGTACTGGATAAACTGAGACAAGTCATAGCACGCAACAGAAAGTGCGGTTGGGTCGCAGGAAGTGTCGAGGATCGTGATGAGGACACGCAAAATCTGCAAAAATAAGAAAAGATTTTTAGAGTTAGAAGAACCAATCAGGTGTCTTTGTGGGTCTGCTTGCTCAGCGTTAAACATGATAGATGGCTGAAAAACATAAAATGATTCTTTTACTCAATTAGATAAAATGGTACATTACTCTGCATaagaagaaaatgaaaaaggCACTTTGTTTATTTAGAAATGATTCCTGAATTCTGTGCTGTTCTAACTTGAGGTGGCAGACCAACCATGAAAATCCCATGCATTAAGTGTTATTGTGCAATCGAAGGCCAAGAGTCCTTTGATATGCATCTTGATGTGAAGTTAAATAGTAGCATGACATACCTGGAAGTCATTTTCTTCAAAATTTGTAATATTTTCACGCCAGAATCCTGGATCCTTGTGCATAGGATACCAGTCAAGATGACCCTGAAGAACTTCCTGCTTATATTTATCAAAGGAACTCAGAGTTTTGATGTGTTCCTTAAGCCCATCTTCTAACTGATTTAGTGCACCCAACAAATCCTACAAAGAATGAAAAGATGGTAAAAAGCAACAAAATAAACATATGATCAAAGGACTAGAAAGATGCAGAATAATGTCATTTATAACCATCACTCTTCAACCAATGCATGATACGAAGAGAGGGTCAACATGTGCAGCCTTATCCCTCTCAAGTAGAAAGGCTACTTTTGTATTCTGAATTTGTCACCCATGTCACAAAGAGCAACTTTATTGTGATTCTGAGATCCACCCTCTAGCATCTAAATTTCAATTACTTATGTAATCATGATTTTAACATGGATATGCATCATAAATAGCATGGACGGCAATTGAAACTTAACCTCATCACTCCAGGCCTGAGCTTTTAGAGACTGGACAATTTGTGGCAGTCCAAGATCAATCATTTGGGCCCCACATGCTGCCTTTGGTAACAGATTGAGCAATGTTAACATAATTACCCTCACaacctacaaaaaaaaaaaaaaagagacattTAAGATTTGATATGATCATCACAAAGTCTAAACAATTGGGCCAGAAAGAAATTGTTAGAGAATCCAACCTTTTCTTTTGTTGAACCTTTTACAACCTCAACTAGCCTTGGCAAGACCCTAGTGGTGGCCAGGTAATCAACTGCTGCATCATAATAGGACAAGAGCCAAATACAAAGGCAAGTttcataaagaagctgcatgaatgAATACCAGCTTCAGAAACAGTATATCATACTAGATAAATTATCTAATGCACTTCCCTATCAAAATTAATGTGCAATTTCATGTCAAGCTTAATCATAGCGGATGCTTCAGAAGCAGTTCATTATACTAGATAAATGATCTAATGCACTTCCCTATCAAAATTAATATGCAATTTCATGTCAAACTTAATCATAGTGGACAATGCACATATGTTCACGTAGCGATGGAAAGAGAAAATCTATAAAACATATTCCTTCATTCAATTCATACAAATGAAAACTGTACAGCCTATTGTTGGATTCTGAGTAGCTAATTTCCCAAGTACCACTCTGAGTGCTATGACATCAAGATCCTTTAAGACATACGTTGGCATCTTTTAGCTCTCACTTCTATTACACCCATAATACCACTTTTGCATAGAAAATTATTAAAAGGACGTATGCATAAAGAACTTAAAGTGCAGAAAATGGAATATGTACGATTAAGCTTATTATTTACAAGATCTACACAACAAAAGAAAGGCAAGAAATAATTGGTCAACAAGATCTGACATgattttgggaaaaaaaagaatCAGATGTGCCCATCCAATCTGGAAGGCATCATGAATATCATTTTACCTGGATGGACTGCTGGCTTGAAGCTGGTGATATCAAAGGAATTATTAATTTGACACCATCTGATTGAATAAATGAAACCCTAACCCAGGGTTCTCTTAGCAAAATGGCTAGGCAATTTATAGCCATAGGCACAGAGCGATTAGGATGAGATGGAGTCTTcagctaaaaaagaaaatacatctttGAGTAATACTTCATTGTAAAGAAGAACAAAATGCATTGAATGTCATTTCTCCCAAGTTCTAAACATAACACAATAATGTAAAGCATATAGAATAAATACAAATGTTACTTAGCCATTTAAACCTTTTTTGTGGTAATGGTGGTGGGTTTTATGGTGGTTTGGCGAAAGGGGGTTCCAAGAAGAAATAATACAGAAGAACTGTGTTGTAGAACTGCATGAAGTACATAGAAGCTTTAACCTGAGAACACAGCCAGTCAAGTAGTCCATTTAGAACCATATCAGTCTTTGAGATCTTGCTTTTTGAATGTGAGGATTCTCCATTTGGAACAAGACCATCTTGAACTTTAGGATGAGCACTGCAAGCATATTTAGTTAAATGCTCCATTGATTAATATTTAAAACAGTATTTGCAACATCTGAAAATTCTGAGTACCTCACTATCAGAGTCAATATTTTACTGCTCTTGTCTTGTATGAACAAATTTCCTTCCTGGAGCCATCTGAAATATTGGAAGTGGGATGTGTAAATCACTTAAGATCTATACAATTACCAATGCAAAATAATTGCAATACTCAAAATAACGGATTCTATAGTAAAAGTGTAAGATCATTCATCCAGAAGATAAAAGGATAACTCAAAatgaaatttaaattttggaCCCTGAAAGTAATTAATTTTCAAGGGAAGGACTAATCAAAGGTCTTTCAAGtctttaacaagtcatttagtgACTTAAAAAGAAACACAATGACAATAAGATCCCACTCTGAATGTGATTAGTAAAAAATGTGGGAAATCTTTCTaaacaaaaagatataaataattaaCTGAGGTCTATTAAGGCTTATTTGACAAGATAATAGAAGTAGGTCAACTAGTTCCAAATGTCAACCTCAGAGATGCATTTAGTCATGGTTATTCTTAACAAGAATTTGGAGAATATAAGATAAACTGTACTTAACTTAAAAAAGGTTGATAAGTGTCTTCGCTTGATAATGAATTATCATGAAAAAGTCTAGCCTGCTTTAGATTTGCtgcaaagaataaaaagaatttcATCGAGATCTCTACATGAAAGAGCAAACTTTTATCTGATTGCTGCACTGTTTTGTACCTGCCAGCATTTCATCAATGAGAGCAAGCACATATTCCACCGTTTCTTCCTTGGAAACGTCACTCAATATGTTCATGAAGACCTGTACAAAAGCTGGTCCATCCTGTTAAATTCATCAACTTAAAATGAGTAGTGTAGATTGAACTTATTCATGCAACTAAGATAGCTTTTCCAAATTCCAATACCACTCAGAATTCATATGGGATAGAAGTATAGAACATAAAAGAACCAATGCACATTATCAAGTCATTTAACAAATTCTAAAGATAAATTCAGTGAAACATGGTCTTGGTCTATGCTTATGTTTGTTAACTCACTCTGTGTCATATGTATACTTGGAACTACTGAAAACCCAAGGAAAGCAAACACAATCTTggtatctaattttatttgaagaGCCTTGATGCTATCTAAAATTACACTAAACAAATAATGGGAAGACAACCTAACTCGTTAAACAATAAAGTCAATAAAATATGTATCCTgtttcaaagaagaaaaatattaaacatgATCTAACAACAATGGATTTGCAACCGTTAGCTTAAATATACTGCTAAAGTATATATATAGTCAAGCAAATATTCGTCCTACGTATCCAAATGTTACATCACTGTGGGTGAACAGTGTAGATGTTGAATTGGCAACTTGTATGTTAGATAATAGGTGTAGAATGAGGATTTGAGTATGGTTGAACACCATTATAcaagatatatataatagtttTGTAAAATAAAATTGAAGGAATAAGCATGCTATATTTAGGAACATCAGAAGTCTAAACTGATTCATGCACTTGTTACCGAGAGGTTTTGGCAGCTAGATAAGGCCACTTTGTCCTTTTATAACAGACTAGATACTTATTTCCTAGAATAAATGCTCAGAAATGGAGTAATTTCTCATCAAAATTCCAAAAAATTGATAGATGTCTGAAAATTTTAATCAATATCTAAATTGGAATTGTTATAGCTTCCAGGCATAAATAAGTTACCCTATGTGGATGGAAATAGCCTAATCCATAGTCTAAGCAACCAAGTGATAGCCCAAACAATAATCTTATTAGAAAATTACTTCATTTTCTGATTTAATTTCATAAGATCTCAATAGGAGTAGCAGTATAATATGCATCATTATTATAGGATGAAAGATACCATTAGAGAACACTTGTGAGAAACATTGTGGTTTGTAAACACAAATGATTAGTTAATGTTCTATGATAAAGTAATGTATGACTATAAAGTAATGTATGGCTGAAAGCAAATTTCACGCATCATTTGGGTTGGTCAGTTAAGTTTCTTCACATAAAACCAAGCAGCCTGTGTACTGGTTTTGACATGGATCAGTACATATTGCATGGTACGAGCTACATTTCAAAATAAGCTAATCCTTTGCATCTTTAAAGAAATTACTATTATCAATAAAGCAAAATTATTTGTGTATATCAATTAATCAATATATGTTCTTACATGCAAAATCACAAATATTATACTACATTCATATatcaatatatcatttatttatatgaaaaaaaaaatcaaatccacaaacatATCTTGGTCCAAATGAGTGAATACTAGGCCTTCCAAGGTTTATTTACTTTCTAGCGATAACTTGAGTGCCTAGCCCAAGCTAATATCAACATTTTGTTAAACATCATAACAAAGAGACAAAGCAGGCAGGTgatcaaacattatttatagtgtACATTGTTTAAGTCAATACACTTCAACTAGGACTCCAACATGATCCGAAACCAAACTGAATGATCACTGACATCTATAAGAAGAGAATAATAAAAGTTTATGGAActcaaaatatataaattgtGTCCAACACAAGTTAAGTATGTTTTACTCCAACATCCAGACATGCTAAACAACATCTGAAGTCaatacaaaagaagcaaaaggatgACCAAACTTAACACACAGCATGAGAAATATGCACCTAGAACACTAGAACGGTTATAACTGAAACCAAAACAACATACCTTAACACCAAATACCTATTGATTGATACCATTAAACATAATACTTACTTCATCAAGCAAAGCAGCTCTTTGGCTTGCAGATTTTTTGTCATAGCGCCTTAGTAGCTGAAGATGTGTTTCTGTAATAAGCTTTGCTGACATGTAAGTTTCCCATGGTATGTCCCTCTTGAGAACCTTCAAAAACATAAGATTGAATTAAAGTGATAACCAGGTTTCTTCAACAAGCATAACCAACACTACTGCTCTATGGAAATGCCAGCAGAGACCTAATAAAGTCCACTTACTTTTTCAAACCAGCAAAAACCAGTAGGAAATAGAATATAGCAACTACCTTTTGAAGTTACCACATAAACACATGAAATAAGTTAAAATTTACAAGCAAACAAAAGGTTTAATAAAAATTCAACTCAGAATAGTTAAAGTTGGATTCTTTAGAGAAGATTTCTAACTCCCACATAATGAAAATAAGTAAAAGGTCTTGAGAGTCATCCACCGGAGAAGGTAAGAAATTTATAGTTTCATCTTTTTTGGAAATAGTTTCATCTTTTATGAGTTGTCTTTTGTCATGAATCTGGATTTGCATGCACACATTAAATAGGTTTGTATGCGTGCATGCCTCTTTGTTGGACATCATTTTTCTGATCAGATACCTATTTTCTGGTTTCCCATTTCCACAGCACACTGGTTGGCACAGACTATGCAATATCCCATAATTTCTAGGATCTAATTGTAATTATAAAATATGAAAAGGATTAATATGAAAAACGGCCATAGAATTTCTTTTTAACCTTTTGTACCTCTCACGAGTCATCATGATGCCGTTCAAGAAGAGGAATCTGTCCGTGCAGAGTCTTCGATTCAGGAAGAAGATTTGCTCCGGAAATGATACCAAAAGATGTACCGGAAATATCAAGTTTAGGTAAGGATTATAGTTTTTAGAGTTTTTTCATCAATCATTGAAATCTATAGGGTCATAGAGAATATGAATGTTGATCTTTTTATAATTTAGTTTAATCTGCAATGATACTATCATTAGAGAATGGATTGATTAATGAATAACCAGATGACTGACAATAATTCATGAAGAGGGTAAccttgaaaaagaaaataaatcataAGCCATAGCAAGTGATGGTGGAAAGGAAAAAGTGAAGAGGAAACACCGCTTCAAATTCTTCTCTCCGTTTGTTCTTTCCCACCATGACTTGCTGTTGCCTATTTTTTCTTAAAGTTAGCTCTTCACGGATTGCTATCAATCCTGTGGCAAGCCATGacaaatgatcaatttttttcttttttaaaatcttTTTTATCCATGAATAAATCTATTTGTTAAAGATTAAGCTAAACAATAAATCGGGATCAAGATTTACATTCTCTACAACCCCATAGGTTTCGATGATTGacgaaaattataaaaattataattattaccTAAACTCAATCTTCCTTAGTACGATCTTGATATTCTATTTTcattcgtagaacaaaatctccttTCGAATTCAAAGAAATCTCCTTTCCAACTCAAAGACTCCAATGGATGAATTCTTTTTCTCGAATGGCATCATTATAACTCGATAGATATAGAGAGCTAAAAGAAACCTTAaggtattttttttcatattaattatttttgtaCAATATAATTACAATTAGGTCTAGGAAATTATGACATTACATTTTCCCCCCCAGAAAAGTTTAATCCTCTAGACTTGACAAACCTAAATTAGAAAATAATTAAGAAATTTTCATTCATGACATCTTCCAATTTTGAAGTAACTTTTCTTTCACTAAAATCACTCGATTGCCCTTAAAATGGATTCAACATCTTAATTTTGCTCTTCTTTCCACAATATAAATAAGTTTTTCCTTACAATATATCTTTCTCCAACTATAGTAGTGTCAGTTCAATTACACAATCAAAATCTGGAATATATTATCTCGACATATATACATAAGAAAGATATTATAAACTCCAACCAGGATGGGTGGTAAAATAAGTTTGTAATCtatattttcaatttttctaaAATCTCTGATGATCCAACAAATCTGGTACTCAATTTGTCACGCATTCTATATAGCATAACACCTTTAGTTGTGAACACTTTCCAAATCATATTAGATGTTCAATCATACCAGCACTACTGCACAAAATCTCATCAAAAATCCAAAGTCAAGtgcgcttgggcgagagtagtactaggacccttggaagttctcgtgttgcactcctttgaaAATTGCAATACCTAAATTAGTCCCACAATAGAAATGAGAGAAGAATTCAATGAACTTATAATGATTGAATATGTCTACTTTCTTTAACCTGAACTTATGTCGTTCAAAGGCTCAACAAGTTAATGTGTTTCTTATCAGAGTTGACCTAGTATTGGGTATAGGAGAGACTTGTGTAAGAAAGTACTACCCATAGATGAGGCTAGAGGGCATGTCACCATGTGGAGTCACCACTGGGCTAGGcctcacatgcaccatgctaAGGTTTAAAGGTTGTGTCAGATCTTGATGAAGATGTTAAGCCCATTAAATACGAAAAATTATAAGTCCCTGGTTCATTTCCACATCAGAAGTGTGAGAAGACTTAAAGGGACTTATAAGAGCTAGAAGAGCCTACCACAATCAACTTGGGCTTAAACATTCTAAACCATTGGTCAGGCTCAATGAAATTAGTGGCTTATTGGTCGTACGACCTACTATTTCATGGATCATGATATTAGACAATTAAGCAACATGATATCCAAAAAATAATGTCAATTTATAAGGTGTAATAAAGTGTCCAAAATAGATCAATAAATTCATTAGGTACACAAAGTGAGTCAATTTGGATAAATAgtcaatttagaaaaaaaaaataaatcaagaaatttaaaaagaagatattcataaaaggctaagagcaagaaataataatttgacactattttgaatattaagatacagaatattattttattattttattttttcgatAAGTGGTGATCACATCCTAGACcccaaaaaaaatcatcaaaataagtcCGTATTCACCATCGTGTTCTCAACATTATCAACAAATAACCTAAATTAACACGCACACATGCATTCAAACAAGATGTAGGAACGCTCGAAAACCATTTCCCAACCGATAAGCACATAGTCGGATCTCAGATGACCAACCTCTTCTGTCGTGACATCCGCGCGATCCATCGGGAACGAGGCCTTCTACCACGAGAGAGGATCGCTTTCGTCGCCTCAACCCCACCAAATCAGTAACCACGGATCTGGAGAACCCAAAAATGTTCGTAATGTTATAGACGAGAGAAATCTTGAAACCTAATCGAAACTGCCGATCCGAATTCCAGGAGATGAGGAAATCTTTCAGGAAATACGAAGATTCATCTACGAATCGGTTGACTACAGAAACGAGCTGGGAGGAGAGACCTCACCCGCACCACTCCGTCTGTCGTCAATGCGCTGCTGCTATCATTGATCGCGAACGCAACGCGACAGGGGGTGCTTCACGGATGGAAACGGGCAACCGTGTCCGGTTTGCTCGATCCGGGTCTGGTCCAGCTGGATCCGGTTCAATAACTGACTCCGGATCTCCACACTCCATCACAAATAACTCTACCTAGCCGCGCGGCACAGCCCTATAATGGGTCCCACCGTATTCCCTCTTTTTATCCATTCACAATGCAGGTGGAAGCATAGGTAAACGTGAACGGGACGGGATGAAGACGAGAAAGAGAAGCGGTGCAACAAACTTAAAAGAAATCCTTTATAACGTGTCcaaagggatatatatatatatatatatatatatatatatatatatatatatatatatatatatacatatatgttaaatttaaatataattattaaaattattatcattttccCAATATAAAGACAATATAAAATAATCACCAGTCTCAAGGCAAGATAAGGACTGCCACGTGtaataaattaaaaagaaaaacaaaaaatataacgATTTGACCTACCAAAGATATCTTTCTACATATAAATATTCTCTAGATAGAATTATCTTATtttgtataaatattttaatattttaatagatTATCTTTTTTTATCTACGTCAGCTAATTTCACCTACGTGTGCATCGAAGAGCATTGCGGATCATGAGAACTCTAAGTCTGCCACGTGTCCATATGATGACTGGACCGCAGAGCTATGTATGAGACGCCATCATTGCCACACCCacgaacccaacagcaaaagtgtTCCGATCATCATCCAACGGCTGAAATTTACAGTTATCTGGTCCGTCGATTCGGAAATGGACAGTCGAGATTACAACGTGTACCCGCGCTTTAATAAAGCCTCCGCTATATAGAGGTGGAAGCAACTAAccgctttcctctctctctctcttttcttttactgGTCATTTGGATGGATGGCATCCGTTCCCAATCCCGTTCGCCGCTTCCTTCTGTGATCGCCTGATCTCGTGCTTGCGAATTCCTGTGAGTTTTCTTTCTGAATCCTTCGTCTTCAACAGGGATTTCTCGCTCTCAGTTTGTTCGTGGTTGGATCCCCGATTCGGTACGGATTTCGGTGGATTTGATGCAGAAAGCAGGTTTCTCGGGGAACAGATTGATGGATTTTAGTGGACTCTGTTCTTTGTTGCTTTGTTCTGTTGAAGTCGGTTTAGTGAGGCCGGGAGTCGTGGTTCCTCTCTTGTATCGTTTCTAGGGTTTGGTTATGAGCTGAAGGTGAAACCCCTTTTGATAGGCTGTTGGTGGGCCTTTTGCTCTACattgtttgatttgatgatggtGCGGGCCTTGATATTGGGAGGGCAGATTGGAGGCTAGTTTTGACCGTATAAGTTTTAGGAGGGTTGGATTAAGTACTAAGTCTAAAATGGGAGCATTTTTTTCTGGGAGAAATTTACAAGTGAGTATAGCTTGGCGTTGCAAGCAAGTGTTATTGTTACACTAGTCAGTATAGAAATGTGGTTCTGATGTCTGAATTGTTTCAAGTTTCAACCCATTATGATTGCTTGGTTTTCTTCGTCTTGGCCTTGGAGCTAGTTTAGGGTAAGGTGTTGTAAGTGTATTTATAGAATGTAATCAATTTAGGAAGTAATTGCATCTGGATTCTCTGTCTTCTGGAAGTATATTGGTGAATAATGGGATTCCACTAATAATGGGATTCTATGTTTTCTGGAAGTATACTGAACTAATTCTCCTTTTAGTTCTTCTTTTTTGGTGCTTAGTATAGGAACTtctgtgtcctcatgctcttgtcGTCCTTTTCCATTATCTCTTGGTAGTTTTTGTACATTCATTCTGGTTAAGTCTGTGGGTATTTTGGTTCTCTATTGATccatttaaattattttgaaaatgcTTCCATACGCAACTAGGAACTCTGTGGTTTGTAGGTTTTATGATTGCCATAAATCTGGTTCCTGATCAGGGCCCAAGTGCTTAAAAAGTTTCCATTGGCCAATAGCATGTCTGCAACTAATCACAACCCATGTAACAAGATGAAGTGATGGAAAGCTTTCACCCAACATTCTTTGAATAATCCAAGTATAAGATACTGTTGTTAAAGATTCCTATGACTTTTGATTTTGTGCAATCATATATTTTAGAGCTCATAAAAGAAAAAGCATATACAGAGATGATACAATTCACTGGCTAAGCCTAGCAGGTCTACAGGTGCTGAATTGAATGCCGTGCTATCGTTCTAATATGATTTTCTATTCATATAGAATTAGAAACCAGGTTTTACAAAGTAAAATGAGTAGAGAAATAGTCTGCAATTATCATTTATTCCAATAGATACTAGATTTCACATGGTAAAGAGCAACTCTTAGAAATACATCTACTGGTGAGCTCTCTGCAATTATCATGTACTGTT is from Musa acuminata AAA Group cultivar baxijiao chromosome BXJ3-8, Cavendish_Baxijiao_AAA, whole genome shotgun sequence and encodes:
- the LOC103995981 gene encoding probable V-type proton ATPase subunit H yields the protein MDRADVTTEEVLKRDIPWETYMSAKLITETHLQLLRRYDKKSASQRAALLDEDGPAFVQVFMNILSDVSKEETVEYVLALIDEMLAANLKQARLFHDNSLSSEDTYQPFLRWLQEGNLFIQDKSSKILTLIVSAHPKVQDGLVPNGESSHSKSKISKTDMVLNGLLDWLCSQLKTPSHPNRSVPMAINCLAILLREPWVRVSFIQSDGVKLIIPLISPASSQQSIQLLYETCLCIWLLSYYDAAVDYLATTRVLPRLVEVVKGSTKEKVVRVIMLTLLNLLPKAACGAQMIDLGLPQIVQSLKAQAWSDEDLLGALNQLEDGLKEHIKTLSSFDKYKQEVLQGHLDWYPMHKDPGFWRENITNFEENDFQILRVLITILDTSCDPTALSVACYDLSQFIQYHPAGRIMVADLKAKDRVMKLMNHENAEVTRHALLCIQRLFLGAKYASLLQS